A genome region from Triticum aestivum cultivar Chinese Spring chromosome 2B, IWGSC CS RefSeq v2.1, whole genome shotgun sequence includes the following:
- the LOC123041440 gene encoding extensin-like: protein MSILASSTLPPWFSRPQSSAAAALIAFRAGPLRRRHLALLPRLHLATATWRHPSGQRRRSSLPRPLPVRHLSSPRLPAARPAQARGEPAKPIGARALRRRLVPSVSRSEAPPPDLTSASAPLPLYLVASPPPASTAPVPSPSRTPQEPPSPEFPRRCPVASCAGSGRNGSGATGSGRPQRPSTFLPLRCPRRRASTPPPLPSWCGHGRRTTPQPATWASWPIPAFGPPPPDPAQHQIWPKASLVSTHMLSCAPCALLVLAPARVVQFRPV, encoded by the exons ATGTCAATTTTGGCCTCCTCCACCCTCCCACCTTGGTTCTCGCGCCCCCAAtcatcagccgccgccgccctcatcgCTTTCCGCGccggcccgctccgccgccgccacttggcgctcctcccgcgcctccaccTCGCCACCGCCACGTGGCGCCACCCTAGTGGGCAGCGCCGCCGCAGTAGCCTCCCTCGCCCACTCCCCGTTCGCCACctgtcctccccgcgcctcccagcCGCGCGCCCCGCCCAGGCCCGGGGCGAGCCCgcgaagcccatcggggcccgagcGCTCCGCCGCCGCCTGGTCCCGAGCGTCTCCCGCTCCGAAGCCCCGCCGCCCGACCTCACCAGCGCCTCCGCCCCGCTGCCCCTCTACCTCGtcgcctcgcctccgccggcgaGCACCGCGCCGGTGCCGTCGCCGTCCCG aaCCCCGCaggagccgccgtcgccggagtttcCTCGCCGCTGCCCCGTTGCAAGttgcgccggatccggccggaacgGGTCCGGAGCGACCGGATCTGGTCGTCCCCAACGCCCCTCGACCTTCCTGCCGTTGCGGTGCCCTCGCCGGCGTGCGTCAACGCCGCCGCCTCTGCCTTCTTGGTGCGGGCACGGGAGGAGGACGACTCCCCAGCCGGCCACGTGGGCCTCGTGGCCCATCCCTGCATTCGGCCCACCTCCTCCAGATCCAGCCCAGCACCAGATCTGGCCCAAGGCCTCTTTGGTGAGCACCCACATGCTATCCTGCGCCCCCTGCGCACTATTGGTTCTCGCGCCGGCCCGTGTGGTTCAGTTTCGGCCTGTTTAG